From Triticum urartu cultivar G1812 chromosome 2, Tu2.1, whole genome shotgun sequence, a single genomic window includes:
- the LOC125540173 gene encoding protein Rf1, mitochondrial-like, with amino-acid sequence MPTARLSYSFKAYSGKPRAPIAALAAATERVRAGTLSQEDAHHLFDELLGQAAAFPVGGLNNFLATLARARPSAACSNGPALAVALFNRMSRGAGARVVSPTCCTYSILMDCCCRAGRPDMVLAFFCRLLGLGLSLNVTSFNNLLKGLCQSKRTNEALDVLLHRTPELDCAPDVVSYNIVINGCLKQGEVEKACNLYREMINLGVQPDVVTYSSFINALSKSGAMDKAEVVLRQMVDQGIVPNIITYTSLIHGYSTSGQWKAAVRIFKQMASAGVRPNSVTLNSFIDSLCKHRKTKEARDIFDSMAAKGHKPDIFSYSTMLNGYAKEGCFDDMTDLFNSMVRNSIVPDHHVFNILINAYAKRGLMDKAMHMFEVMRQQGVNPNVVDYVVVMDSLCKMGKMAAAMDIFNQMVNQGVSPNKAVYQCLVLGSCSHGDFVKAKELISEAINRGLCSNSVFFYPVINNLCKEGKVMEAQDMFDFIVGIGQRPDAIMYTSLMDGYCLVGKVEKALRVLDAMKSAGLQPTAVTYGTLLNGYCKIGRIADGLSLFREMSLSGVKPTTIMYNIILDGLFCSGRPVSAKQKFDTMIKSGIPVGVDTYNIVLSGLCKNNYTDEAIELFKELRAKNVKINVMILNTMISAMFKTRRIEEAKDLFVTISAIGLVPCVVTYSLMMTNFIKEGLLADADDTFLVMEKAGCAPNSSLLNQVVRALLEKGAVVKAATYLAKLDAKQLSVEASTISLIVSLFSGEGKLREHVELLPVKYQPPQS; translated from the coding sequence ATGCCAACCGCCCGCCTGTCCTACTCCTTCAAGGCTTATTCAGGAAAACCACGAGCCCCTATCGCCGCCTTGGCTGCTGCCACGGAGCGTGTGCGCGCCGGAACACTAAGCCAGGAGGACGCGCACCACCTGTTCGACGAATTGCTAGGCCAAGCTGCCGCCTTCCCAGTAGGCGGGCTGAATAACTTTCTTGCCACACTCGCCCGTGCACGGCCCTCAGCTGCCTGCAGCAATGGCCCTGCCCTTGCTGTCGCCCTCTTCAACCGCATGTCCCGAGGCGCTGGTGCACGGGTGGTGTCGCCCACGTGCTGTACCTATTCCATCCTCATGGACtgctgctgccgcgcaggccgcCCGGACATGGTGCTTGCCTTCTTCTGCCGCCTCCTCGGGTTGGGGCTGAGCTTGAATGTCACCTCCTTCAACAACCTCCTCAAGGGGCTCTGCCAGTCCAAGCGTACAAATGAGGCTTTGGACGTGCTGCTCCACCGTACGCCCGAACTAGACTGTGCGCCTGATGTCGTCTCGTACAACATAGTAATCAACGGCTGTTTGAAACAAGGTGAAGTGGAGAAAGCGTGCAATCTCTACCGTGAGATGATCAACCTGGGAGTTCAACCTGATGTGGTGACCTACAGCTCATTTATCAACGCACTAAGCAAGTCCGGAGCAATGGACAAGGCAGAAGTGGTCCTTCGGCAAATGGTTGATCAAGGCATTGTACCCAATATCATTACGTATACTAGTCTGATCCATGGATATTCCACTTCGGGTCAGTGGAAAGCAGCAGTTAGGATATTCAAACAAATGGCAAGTGCTGGTGTTCGACCAAATTCTGTCACGTTGAACTCATTTATTGATTCCCTTTGCAAGCATAGAAAGACAAAGGAAGCTAGAGATATTTTTGACTCCATGGCCGCAAAGGGCCACAAACCTGATATTTTCTCCTACTCTACTATGCTTAATGGGTATGCGAAAGAAGGATGCTTCGATGATATGACTGATCTCTTCAATTCGATGGTACGGAATAGTATCGTACCTGACCACCATGTTTTCAACATACTGATCAATGCATATGCTAAACGTGGACTGATGGATAAGGCTATGCACATGTTCGAAGTAATGAGGCAACAAGGAGTAAACCCAAATGTAGTTGACTATGTAGTAGTAATGGATTCACTTTGCAAAATGGGTAAGATGGCTGCTGCTATGGATATATTTAATCAGATGGTCAATCAAGGAGTTTCACCTAACAAAGCTGTTTACCAATGCCTGGTTCTGGGTTCTTGCTCTCATGGTGATTTTGTGAAAGCCAAGGAATTGATCTCTGAAGCAATTAATAGAGGTCTGTGTTCTAACAGTGTGTTCTTCTATCCTGTAATAAACAACCTGTGCAAAGAAGGAAAGGTAATGGAGGCACAAGATATGTTTGACTTCATTGTCGGTATTGGTCAGCGGCCTGATGCTATTATGTACACTTCACTTATGGATGGATATTGCCTTGTTGGCAAGGTGGAGAAAGCACTGAGAGTACTCGATGCTATGAAATCTGCTGGCCTCCAACCTACTGCTGTTACGTATGGTACACTTCTTAATGGCTACTGTAAAATTGGAAGGATCGCCGATGGATTGAGTCTTTTCAGGGAAATGTCACTCAGCGGGGTTAAGCCCACTACTATTATGTACAACATTATACTTGATGGGCTGTTTTGCTCTGGGAGACCAGTTTCTGCAAAGCAAAAATTCGATACGATGATTAAAAGTGGCATACCAGTGGGCGTTGACACATACAACATAGTTCTTAGTGGACTTTGTAAAAACAATTACACTGATGAAGCAATAGAGCTGTTCAAGGAATTACGTGCTAAGAACGTGAAGATTAATGTCATGATACTCAATACTATGATTTCTGCAATGTTTAAAACTAGGAGAATTGAAGAAGCCAAGGATTTGTTTGTTACTATATCAGCCATCGGATTGGTGCCTTGTGTTGTGACTTACAGTTTAATGATGACAAATTTCATAAAAGAAGGGTTGTTGGCAGACGCTGATGATACCTTTTTGGTAATGGAGAAAGCTGGCTGTGCTCCCAACTCCAGTCTGCTAAATCAGGTGGTCAGGGCGTTGCTGGAAAAAGGTGCAGTTGTAAAGGCTGCAACTTATCTCGCTAAACTTGATGCTAAACAGCTGTCAGTTGAAGCTTCAACGATTTCGTTAATAGTATCTCTCTTCTCAGGGGAAGGGAAACTAAGAGAGCATGTAGAGTTGCTTCCAGTAAAGTACCAGCCTCCTCAGAGTTAG
- the LOC125540171 gene encoding histidine--tRNA ligase, chloroplastic/mitochondrial-like — protein sequence MASASSAAASLRLLRRPIGLAPLRPARRLLCVASPTAALATDGDSSPASSASMAQPAVVDVNPPRGTRDFPPEEMRLRSWLFDNFREVSRSMAFEEVDFPVLESEALFIRKAGEEITQQLYNFEDKGGRRVVLRPEITPSLARLVIKQGKSVSLPLKWFTIGQCWRYERMTRGRRREHYQWNMDIFGMPKVRAEAELIQAIVLLFERLGITSSDVGIRLSSRKVLQAVLDMYSVPQNLFTQVCVIVDKLGKLSREEIEKELISTGLSSEAVQGIIEVLSLKSLSKLEEVLGSGVEAVADLKKLFSLAEQYGYADWICFDASVVRGLAYYTGIVFEAFDREGELRAICGGGRYDRLLSTFGTEDVPACGFGFGDAVIVELLKEKGLLPDLPRQIDDIVFPLDEELEGPASSVASSLRKKGRSVDLVEDKRLKWVFKHAERINASRLILVGKSEWERGMVRVKILSTREEFEVKAGELQ from the exons ATGGCCTCCGCatcgtcggcggcggcgtcgctccgcctcctccgccgccctATCGGCCTCGCCCCCCTTCGCCCCGCCCGCCGCCTCCTCTGCGTCGCCTCCCCCACGGCCGCGCTGGCCACCGACGGCGACTCCTCCCCTGCTTCTTCTGCTTCCATGGCGCAGCCGGCGGTGGTGGACGTGAACCCGCCGCGCGGCACCAGGGACTTCCCGCCGGAGGAGATGCGGCTCCGCTCCTGGCTCTTCGACAACTTCAGGGAGGTGTCCCGCTCCATGGCCTTCGAGGAGGTGGACTTCCCCGTGCTCGAGTCCGAGGCGCTCTTCATCCGCAAGGCAGGGGAGGAGATCACGCAGCAGCTCTACAACTTCGAGGACAAGGGCGGCCGCCGCGTCGTGCTCCGGCCGGAGATCACGCCTTCCCTCGCGCGCCTTGTCATCAAGCAAGG AAAGTCGGTCTCCCTCCCACTCAAGTGGTTCACCATAGGACAATGCTGGCGATACGAGCGTATGACAAGAGGAAGGCGCCGCGAGCATTATCAGTGGAACATGGACATTTTTGGTATGCCTAAAGTCCGG GCTGAGGCTGAGCTCATTCAAGCcatcgttctcttgttcgagcgTCTTGGGATTACGTCTTCGGATGTGGGGATCAGACTGTCCAGCCGAAAG GTTCTTCAGGCCGTGTTGGATATGTACTCCGTACCACAAAACTTGTTTACTCAAGTTTGTGTTATTGTTGACAAG CTGGGGAAACTGAGTAGGGAAGAAATTGAGAAGGAATTGATTTCAACTGGTCTGTCATCTGAAGCTGTACAGGGTATCATTGAAGTGCTCTCTCTCAAGTCACTGTCCAAACTTGAAG AGGTGCTAGGCTCCGGTGTTGAAGCCGTTGCTGACTTGAAGAAGCTCTTCTCGCTTGCTGAGCAATATGGTTATGCTGATTGGATCTGTTTCGATGCATCTGTTGTTCGTGGCCTTGCATACTACACAGGGATTGTTTTTGAG GCTTTTGATAGGGAAGGGGAACTGAGAGCGATTTGTGGTGGGGGGAGGTATGACAGGCTACTGTCAACATTTGGAACTGAAGATGTACCAGCCTGTGGCTTTGGATTTGGAGATGCTGTTATAGTGGAG CTGTTGAAAGAAAAGGGTCTTTTGCCTGACCTGCCACGTCAAATAGATGACATTGTGTTCCCATTGGACGAGGAGCTTGAGGGGCCAGCATCTAGTGTTGCATCCTCTCTGCGGAAGAAGGGCAGATCTGTAGACCTTGTAGAAGACAAGCGTCTGAAATG GGTGTTCAAACACGCTGAGAGGATAAACGCTAGCAGGCTGATCTTGGTTGGGAAATCCGAGTGGGAGCGAGGCATGGTTCGTGTGAAGATACTATCAACCAGAGAAGAGTTCGAGGTCAAGGCGGGCGAATTGCAGTAG
- the LOC125540170 gene encoding glucomannan 4-beta-mannosyltransferase 1-like, translated as MKGVSMLTMARAAWAAVRHAVVVPLLQLAVYLCAAMSLMLFAERLYMGLVVAALWLRRRRRQRRNPGRNKGGDDDVGDLESGAAEDLPVVLVQIPMFNEKQVYRLSIGAACGLWWPADKLVIQVLDDSTDAGIRAMVEAECRRWAGKGVHIRYENRSNRSGYKAGAMREGLKKGYAKDCELVAVFDADFQPDADFLRRTVPVLQADPAVALVQARWRFVNADECILTRIQEMSLDYHFSVEQEVGSACHGFFGFNGTAGVWRVQALADAGGWKDRTTVEDMDLAVRASMRGWRFVYAGDVQVRNELPSSFKAYRYQQHRWSCGPANLMRKMFWEIVASRQVSAWKKVHVLYGFFFVRKVVAHLVTFLFYCVVIPAYVLVGGQDVRLPKYVAMYVPAIITLLNAVCTPRSWHLLVFWILFENVMSMHRSKATIIGLVEASRANEWVVTEKLGSVTSTPAATTTMATNKGAMKKKKSQSSILAPEIVMGLCLLYCAVYDIFFGHDHFYVYLLMQSAAAFVIGFGYVGSQ; from the exons atgAAGGGGGTGAGCATGTTGACGATGGCGCGCGCGGCGTGGGCGGCGGTGCGGCACGCGGTGGTGGTGCCGCTGCTGCAGCTGGCCGTGTACCTCTGCGCCGCCATGTCCCTCATGCTCTTCGCCGAGCGCCTCTACATGGGGCTCGTCGTCGCGGCGCTATGGCTCCGCCGCCGGCGCCGTCAGCGCCGCAACCCTGGCAGGAACAAGGGGGGCGACGACGACGTCGGCGACCTGGAGTCCGGCGCCGCAGAGGACCTGCCCGTGGTCCTGGTCCAGATCCCCATGTTCAACGAGAAGCAG GTGTACCGCCTGTCCATCGGCGCGGCGTGCGGGCTGTGGTGGCCGGCGGACAAGCTGGTGATCCAGGTGCTGGACGACTCGACGGACGCCGGCATCCGGGCGatggtggaggcggagtgccggcGGTGGGCGGGCAAGGGGGTGCACATCCGGTACGAGAACCGCAGCAACCGGAGCGGCTACAAGGCGGGCGCCATGCGGGAGGGCCTCAAGAAGGGGTACGCCAAGGACTGCGAGCTGGTGGCCGTGTTCGACGCCGACTTCCAGCCCGACGCCGACTTCCTGCGGCGCACGGTGCCGGTCCTCCAGGCCGATCCGGCGGTGGCGCTGGTGCAGGCGCGGTGGCGGTTCGTGAACGCGGACGAGTGCATCCTGACCCGCATCCAGGAGATGTCGCTGGACTACCACTTCTCGGTGGAGCAGGAGGTGGGGTCGGCCTGCCACGGCTTCTTCGGCTTCAACGGCACGGCGGGGGTGTGGCGCGTGCAGGCGCTGGCGGACGCGGGGGGCTGGAAGGACCGCACCACCGTGGAGGACATGGACCTCGCCGTGAGGGCGTCGATGCGGGGCTGGAGGTTCGTCTACGCCGGCGACGTGCAGGTGCGCAACGAGCTGCCCAGCAGCTTCAAGGCGTACCGGTACCAGCAGCACCGGTGGTCGTGCGGGCCGGCGAACCTGATGCGCAAGATGTTCTGGGAGATCGTGGCGAGCCGGCAGGTGTCGGCGTGGAAGAAGGTGCACGTGCTCTACGGCTTCTTCTTCGTGAGGAAGGTGGTGGCGCACCTCGTCACCTTCCTCTTCTACTGCGTCGTCATCCCGGCCTACGTGCTCGTCGGCGGCCAGGACGTGCGCCTGCCCAAGTACGTGGCCATGTACGTGCCCGCCATCATCACCCTGCTCAACGCCGTCTGCACCCCGAGGTCCTGGCACCTGCTCGTCTTCTGGATCCTCTTCGAGAACGTCATGTCCATGCACCGCTCCAAGGCCACCATCATCGGGCTCGTCGAGGCCAGCCGCGCAAACGAGTGGGTCGTCACGGAGAAGCTCGGCTCGGTGACCTCCACCCCTGCCGCGACGACCACCATGGCCACCAACAAGGGggcaatgaagaagaagaagagccaGAGCAGCATCCTGGCGCCCGAGATCGTCATGGGGCTATGCCTGCTCTACTGCGCCGTCTacgacatcttcttcggccaCGATCACTTCTATGTCTACCTCCTCATGCAGTCCGCCGCCGCCTTCGTCATCGGATTCGGCTACGTCGGCTCCCAATGA